The Ahaetulla prasina isolate Xishuangbanna chromosome 4, ASM2864084v1, whole genome shotgun sequence genome has a window encoding:
- the MIEN1 gene encoding migration and invasion enhancer 1 has protein sequence MRYQPTGSQPWVFETSARLGREASGVGSVDSLAVGTMSDGSGEPTTEVPPVTGRGIHIVVEYCKPCGFESAYLELASAVKEEYPDVEIESRLGATGTFEIEINGQLIFSKLENGGFPYEKDLIEAIRRASNGEPLEKITKSRPPCVIL, from the exons ATGAGATATCAACCCACAGGAAGTCAGCCTTGGGTTTTTGAAACTTCGGCCCGACTTGGACGGGAAGCCTCTGGAGTGGGTTCCGTGGACTCGCTAGCAGTTGGTACGATGAGCGACGGGTCAGGGGAGCCGACTACGGAGGTCCCGCCCGTTACCGGAAGAGGGATTCATATCGTCGTGGAATACTG CAAGCCCTGTGGCTTTGAATCTGCCTACCTGGAGCTGGCGAGTGCTGTAAAAGAAGAATACCCTGATGTGGAGATTGAATCCCGTCTTGGGGCCACAG gtacttttgaaatagaaataaatggacAATTGATCTTCTCCAAACTTGAGAATGGAGGATTCCCTTATGAGAAAGAC CTCATTGAAGCCATTCGGAGGGCTAGCAATGGAGAGCCGCTTGAGAAAATCACCAAGAGCCGGCCACCTTGTGTCATTCTTTAG